From Sceloporus undulatus isolate JIND9_A2432 ecotype Alabama chromosome 6, SceUnd_v1.1, whole genome shotgun sequence, one genomic window encodes:
- the LOC121935692 gene encoding claudin-9-like — protein MASAGLEILAMGLCIFGWVGSILSCALPMWRVSAFIGNNIVVAQIIWEGLWMNCIVQSTGQMQCKIYDSMLALSQDVQAARALMVVSVVLAFLALLVGIMGAKCTNCVEDEAAKARIVITSGSLFIISGLLTLIPVCWSANSIIRDFFNPVVVEPLKRELGAALYVGWAASALLFLGGSLLCCSCPPREDRYPARIGYSVPARSSAPPGSGIDKRDYV, from the coding sequence ATGGCCTCCGCTGGGCTGGAGATTTTGGCCATGGGCCTATGCATCTTTGGCTGGGTGGGGAGCATCCTCTCCTGTGCCCTGCCCATGTGGAGGGTCTCAGCTTTTATTGGAAACAACATTGTGGTGGCGCAGATTATCTGGGAGGGGCTGTGGATGAACTGCATTGTGCAGAGCACAGGCCAGATGCAGTGCAAGATCTATGACTCCATGTTGGCTTTGTCACAGGATGTCCAAGCCGCCCGGGCTCTTATGGTGGTCTCTGTGGTGTTGGCATTTCTAGCTTTGTTGGTGGGCATCATGGGAGCCAAGTGTACCAATTGTGTGGAGGATGAAGCGGCCAAGGCGCGCATTGTCATCACCTCAGGCTCCCTCTTCATCATCTCAGGGCTCCTCACTCTCATCCCTGTGTGTTGGTCAGCCAACTCCATCATCCGCGACTTCTTCAACCCAGTGGTGGTTGAGCCACTCAAGAGGGAGCTGGGAGCTGCTCTTTATGTCGGCTGGGCAGCTTCGGCACTGCTGTTCCTGGGAGGGTCGCTTCTGTGCTGCTCCTGCCCACCAAGGGAGGATCGCTACCCAGCCCGCATTGGCTACTCTGTCCCTGCCAGATCCAGTGCACCTCCGGGCAGTGGGATTGACAAGCGGGACTACGTATAA